Proteins from one Pseudodesulfovibrio hydrargyri genomic window:
- a CDS encoding molybdopterin-dependent aldehyde oxidoreductase, translated as MSSLFQKRMYINGVETNVFTQSDTTLAEVLREQLHLTGTKVGCGEGQCGACSVILNGKVVRSCITKMKRVPDYANITTIEGIGKPGALHPLQKAWAIHGAAQCGFCSPGFIVSAKGLLDVNDSPSRDDVRNWFQKHRNACRCTGYKPLVDAVMAAAEVIRGDAPAESLEFKMPEDGRIWGSKYPRPTAEAKITGTLDYGADLGLKLPDDTLHIALVQAEAHHADILSIDTAKAETMPGVVAVLTAKDVKGKNRIFGLVQSPYHKGDGWERPIINDTKVFQYGDVLALVCADSREEAEAAAREVVVRLDPLPAYLSAPEAMADDAMEIHPGTPNVYFTQPLIKGDDTGPIFKRDDVAVVQGDFVTSRQPHMPIEPDVSFAFKGEDGLLHIHSKSIAVHLHAFMIAEGMGLTPDQIALASNPMGGTFGYKLSPTSEALVGVAVLATGRPCFLRYNYFQQMTYTGKRSPFHISARMAADRKTGRILAMEHDYSVDHGPYCEMGSVLTGRGIQFIGAGYDIPNIRGMGRTVCTNHAWGAAFRGFGGVQSVFAGETLVDEMAYKLGQDPLEFRYANCYREGATTPTGAIPDVIALPQLLEALRPKYQEAKKRTAKESTDEIKRGVGIAVGVYGAGADGVDSAEVFIQYDPDNGVTLGCSWEDHGQGADIGAVGTTHEALRPMRVPVEKIRFSWPDSSKQPPAGPAGASRSQVVVGSALKAACKAMMEALSKPDGTFMTYEEAMAAEKPTRFDGSYSSMGSVCDPETGLGTPFVNCMYTIYQAEVSVEVATGKVKVDRFSCVADLGAINNRLAVDGQIYGCIAQGIGLALSEDFEDIKKHSTMIGAGFPYIESIPDSMEVEYFENNLREHGPFGASGAGEGPMVNPHMAVINAIRDACGARIYRLPATPDRVLEALQAI; from the coding sequence ATGAGTTCACTGTTTCAGAAAAGAATGTACATCAATGGCGTGGAAACAAACGTTTTCACCCAGTCCGACACGACCCTGGCCGAGGTGCTCAGAGAGCAGTTGCATCTGACGGGCACAAAAGTCGGGTGCGGGGAAGGCCAGTGCGGCGCCTGCTCCGTGATTCTCAACGGGAAGGTCGTCAGGTCATGCATAACCAAAATGAAGCGGGTTCCCGACTACGCCAACATCACCACCATCGAGGGCATCGGCAAGCCAGGTGCCCTGCACCCGCTGCAAAAGGCCTGGGCAATACACGGCGCGGCGCAATGCGGCTTCTGCTCTCCGGGGTTCATCGTGTCCGCCAAGGGGCTGCTGGACGTCAACGACAGCCCGAGCCGGGACGATGTCCGCAACTGGTTCCAGAAACACCGCAACGCCTGCCGCTGCACCGGCTACAAGCCGCTGGTCGACGCCGTCATGGCCGCGGCCGAGGTTATCAGGGGCGACGCTCCGGCGGAGAGCCTCGAATTCAAGATGCCCGAGGACGGACGCATCTGGGGCTCCAAATATCCCCGGCCCACCGCCGAGGCCAAGATCACCGGCACGCTGGACTACGGCGCGGATCTCGGCCTGAAGCTCCCCGACGACACCCTGCACATCGCCCTGGTCCAGGCCGAAGCGCACCACGCCGACATCCTGAGCATCGACACCGCCAAGGCCGAGACCATGCCCGGAGTCGTCGCGGTCCTCACGGCCAAGGACGTGAAGGGCAAGAACCGCATCTTCGGCCTGGTCCAGAGCCCCTACCACAAGGGCGACGGTTGGGAACGGCCGATCATCAACGACACCAAGGTGTTCCAGTATGGTGACGTGCTGGCCCTGGTCTGCGCGGACAGCCGGGAGGAAGCGGAAGCCGCGGCCAGGGAGGTGGTCGTCCGTCTCGATCCCCTTCCGGCCTATCTCAGCGCCCCGGAAGCCATGGCCGACGACGCCATGGAAATCCATCCCGGCACCCCCAACGTGTATTTCACCCAGCCCCTGATCAAGGGCGACGACACGGGCCCGATCTTCAAGCGCGACGACGTGGCCGTGGTGCAGGGCGATTTCGTCACCAGCCGCCAGCCCCACATGCCCATCGAACCGGACGTCTCCTTTGCGTTCAAGGGCGAGGACGGCCTGCTGCACATCCACAGCAAATCCATTGCCGTGCACCTGCACGCCTTCATGATCGCCGAGGGAATGGGCCTGACTCCGGACCAGATCGCCCTGGCATCCAACCCCATGGGCGGGACGTTCGGCTACAAGTTGAGCCCGACCTCGGAAGCCCTGGTCGGCGTGGCCGTGCTGGCCACCGGCCGCCCCTGTTTCCTGCGCTACAACTACTTCCAGCAGATGACCTATACCGGCAAGCGGTCGCCGTTCCACATCTCCGCCCGCATGGCCGCGGACAGGAAGACCGGCCGCATCCTGGCCATGGAGCACGACTACTCCGTGGACCACGGCCCCTACTGTGAAATGGGCAGCGTCCTGACGGGACGCGGCATCCAGTTCATCGGCGCGGGATACGATATCCCGAACATCCGGGGCATGGGACGCACCGTGTGCACCAACCACGCCTGGGGCGCGGCGTTCCGGGGATTCGGAGGCGTGCAATCCGTTTTCGCGGGCGAAACGCTGGTTGACGAAATGGCCTACAAGCTGGGCCAGGACCCGCTGGAATTCCGCTATGCCAATTGCTACCGCGAAGGGGCCACGACACCCACCGGCGCCATACCCGACGTTATCGCCCTGCCCCAGTTGCTCGAAGCGCTGCGCCCCAAGTATCAGGAGGCGAAGAAACGCACCGCCAAGGAATCCACCGACGAGATCAAAAGAGGCGTGGGCATTGCCGTGGGCGTCTACGGCGCGGGCGCGGACGGCGTGGACTCGGCGGAAGTCTTCATCCAGTACGATCCGGACAACGGCGTCACCCTGGGCTGCTCATGGGAGGACCACGGCCAGGGCGCGGACATCGGCGCGGTGGGCACCACCCACGAGGCGCTGCGCCCCATGCGCGTCCCGGTGGAGAAAATCCGTTTCAGCTGGCCCGACTCGTCCAAGCAGCCCCCGGCGGGCCCGGCCGGCGCGTCCCGTTCGCAGGTCGTGGTCGGCAGCGCCCTGAAGGCGGCCTGCAAGGCCATGATGGAGGCCTTAAGTAAACCGGACGGCACCTTCATGACCTATGAAGAAGCCATGGCCGCCGAAAAACCGACCCGCTTCGACGGCTCCTACAGTTCCATGGGCAGCGTCTGCGACCCGGAAACCGGCCTGGGCACCCCGTTCGTCAACTGCATGTACACCATCTACCAGGCCGAGGTGTCCGTGGAAGTCGCCACAGGAAAGGTCAAGGTGGACCGGTTCTCCTGTGTCGCCGATCTCGGCGCCATCAACAACCGGCTCGCCGTGGACGGACAGATATACGGCTGCATAGCCCAGGGCATCGGCCTGGCGCTGAGCGAGGACTTCGAGGACATCAAGAAGCATTCCACCATGATCGGCGCGGGATTCCCGTACATCGAGAGCATTCCGGACTCCATGGAGGTAGAATACTTTGAGAACAACCTGCGGGAACACGGTCCCTTCGGCGCCTCCGGAGCCGGGGAAGGCCCCATGGTCAATCCCCACATGGCCGTGATAAATGCCATTCGCGATGCCTGCGGTGCAAGAATCTACAGACTTCCCGCCACGCCGGACAGGGTTCTCGAAGCCTTGCAAGCCATATAG
- the trkA gene encoding Trk system potassium transporter TrkA, with protein MRVIIIGAGEVGYHLAQRLAVENKEVVVVDTSDEALRKVAESSDVQTIKGSGSSPKVLEEAGIAEADIFLAVTDSDEINLISCYYANMLSQGVTKLARIRSEMYTDYGHLLTERGANITKIINPDEEVVNSVLRLMSVPGAVEINEFAGGKIRLIGIHLPDHSPIMGSQLIHLRDKIGDDLGLVIAAIVRNDKLIIPSGLDVLKPGDLVYFVCDIRDQEEIMTRLGVADDPVRKVLIIGGGNIGFRLAKALDNKYYHTRLLENRQKRCEYLSEHLDRPIVLMGDSTDQEILREENIQDMDMVIAVTGDEETNILSCLLAKSLGARRTVTRVNNFGYMPLIEPIGIDYVVCPRLSAINSLLHYIRRGKIISSVSIKGEEAEALEAVAQEDSPIVGKAVKDLGFPRGSLVLCFQRGDEVVIPRGDSVVRPNDRLIIISTRQNIPKVERVLTTKVELF; from the coding sequence TTGCGGGTCATCATCATAGGCGCCGGCGAGGTCGGCTACCATCTCGCTCAGCGGCTGGCGGTGGAGAACAAGGAAGTCGTGGTCGTGGACACCAGCGACGAGGCTTTGCGCAAGGTGGCGGAGAGCTCGGACGTCCAGACCATCAAGGGCTCGGGGTCCAGCCCCAAGGTTCTCGAAGAGGCGGGCATCGCCGAGGCCGACATCTTTCTGGCCGTGACCGACTCCGACGAGATCAATCTCATCAGCTGCTACTACGCCAACATGCTCAGCCAGGGGGTGACCAAACTCGCCCGTATCCGCAGCGAAATGTATACGGATTACGGGCACCTGCTCACCGAACGCGGGGCCAACATCACCAAGATCATCAATCCCGACGAGGAGGTGGTCAACTCGGTGCTCCGGCTCATGAGTGTTCCCGGCGCGGTGGAGATCAACGAGTTCGCGGGCGGCAAGATTCGGCTCATAGGCATTCACCTGCCGGACCACAGCCCGATCATGGGCAGCCAGCTCATCCATTTGCGCGACAAGATAGGCGATGACCTTGGACTGGTCATCGCGGCCATCGTTCGCAATGACAAACTGATCATCCCCAGCGGTCTGGACGTGCTAAAGCCGGGCGACTTGGTCTATTTCGTCTGCGACATCCGCGACCAGGAAGAAATCATGACCCGCCTGGGCGTGGCCGACGACCCGGTGCGCAAGGTGTTGATCATCGGCGGCGGCAACATCGGCTTCCGTCTGGCCAAGGCCCTGGACAATAAATACTATCACACCCGGCTGCTGGAGAACCGCCAGAAGCGCTGCGAGTACCTGTCCGAGCATCTGGACCGGCCCATCGTGCTCATGGGCGACTCCACGGACCAGGAGATCCTGCGCGAGGAGAACATCCAGGACATGGACATGGTCATCGCCGTGACCGGCGACGAGGAGACCAACATCCTGTCCTGCCTGCTGGCCAAGTCCCTCGGGGCCCGGCGCACGGTGACGCGCGTCAACAATTTCGGGTATATGCCGCTCATCGAGCCCATCGGCATCGACTACGTGGTCTGCCCCAGGCTGTCGGCCATCAACTCCCTGCTGCACTACATCCGCCGGGGCAAGATCATCTCCTCGGTGTCCATCAAGGGCGAGGAGGCCGAGGCGCTCGAGGCCGTGGCCCAGGAGGATTCCCCCATCGTGGGCAAGGCGGTCAAGGACCTCGGGTTCCCCCGGGGGAGCCTGGTCCTCTGCTTCCAGCGGGGCGACGAGGTCGTCATCCCGCGCGGCGATTCCGTGGTCCGGCCCAACGACCGGCTGATCATCATTTCCACCCGCCAGAACATCCCCAAGGTGGAGCGGGTCCTGACCACCAAGGTGGAGCTCTTCTAG
- a CDS encoding TrkH family potassium uptake protein codes for MRWRYVLHVIGALVACVGLTMVLPLAWGLYYRDGTAQPLALSMGITVLMGGSAFLIFRDRSHKASIMTHREGMAIVALGWFAAGAFGGLPFWLGGTFGSVVDCVFESLSGFSTTGSSVLADIEAVPRGLLFWRSLTHWLGGMGIIVLSLAILPFLGVGGMQLYKAEVPGPSPDKLKPRIKDTAMTLWKVYVLFSAAETVLLMFGGMDLFDALCHTFGTMATGGFSTKNASVAGFDSAYIDYVITVFMLIAGVNFSLHYLLLKWKPSAMFKDPEFRVFAGMVLAFVAVLTVVVLVSGNYNSPADAVRYTSFQVASILTTTGFATADYELWPGLAQAILLFCMFVGGCAGSTGGGMKVMRIMLLFKQSYQELFRLIHPRSVSHVKMGRTVVKDDVISGVWGFAFLWVGLLVLAAFVVAATGVDVVTSFAASLACIGNIGPGIGGVGPTDNFAWMPDTAKWVLTFCMVLGRLEIYTVIILFVPEFWRK; via the coding sequence ATGCGCTGGCGCTACGTCCTGCACGTCATCGGGGCGCTGGTGGCCTGCGTGGGGCTGACCATGGTCCTGCCCCTGGCCTGGGGGCTGTATTACCGCGACGGCACGGCCCAACCCCTGGCCCTGTCCATGGGCATCACCGTCCTGATGGGCGGGAGCGCCTTCCTGATCTTCCGAGACCGTTCGCACAAGGCCTCGATCATGACCCACCGCGAGGGCATGGCCATCGTGGCGCTCGGCTGGTTCGCGGCCGGGGCCTTCGGCGGGCTGCCGTTCTGGCTGGGCGGAACCTTCGGGTCCGTGGTGGACTGCGTGTTCGAGTCCCTGTCCGGGTTCAGCACCACCGGGTCGTCCGTGCTGGCCGACATCGAGGCCGTGCCGCGCGGGCTGCTCTTCTGGCGCAGCCTGACCCACTGGCTGGGCGGCATGGGCATCATCGTCCTGTCCCTGGCCATCCTGCCGTTTCTCGGCGTGGGCGGCATGCAGCTGTACAAGGCCGAGGTGCCCGGGCCGTCCCCGGACAAGCTCAAGCCGCGCATCAAGGACACGGCCATGACCCTGTGGAAGGTCTACGTCCTGTTCAGCGCGGCCGAGACCGTGCTGCTCATGTTCGGCGGCATGGACCTGTTCGACGCCCTATGCCACACCTTCGGAACCATGGCCACGGGCGGCTTCTCCACGAAGAACGCCTCGGTGGCCGGATTCGACTCCGCCTACATCGACTACGTCATCACCGTGTTCATGCTCATTGCGGGCGTGAACTTCTCGCTGCACTATCTGCTCCTCAAGTGGAAGCCCTCGGCCATGTTCAAGGACCCGGAATTCCGGGTCTTCGCGGGTATGGTCCTGGCCTTCGTGGCCGTCCTGACCGTCGTGGTCCTGGTCTCCGGCAACTATAACAGCCCGGCGGACGCGGTGCGCTACACCTCGTTCCAGGTGGCCTCCATCCTGACCACCACCGGGTTCGCCACGGCCGACTACGAGCTGTGGCCCGGCCTGGCCCAGGCCATCCTCCTGTTCTGCATGTTCGTGGGCGGGTGCGCCGGGTCCACGGGCGGCGGCATGAAGGTCATGCGCATCATGCTGCTCTTCAAGCAGTCCTACCAGGAGCTCTTCCGGCTCATCCACCCGCGCTCCGTGAGCCATGTGAAAATGGGCCGCACCGTGGTCAAGGACGACGTCATCAGCGGCGTCTGGGGTTTTGCCTTCCTGTGGGTGGGGCTGCTCGTCCTGGCCGCCTTTGTGGTCGCGGCCACCGGCGTGGACGTGGTCACCTCCTTTGCCGCCTCCCTGGCCTGCATCGGCAACATCGGCCCGGGCATCGGCGGAGTGGGGCCCACGGACAACTTCGCCTGGATGCCGGACACGGCCAAATGGGTCCTGACCTTCTGCATGGTCCTGGGACGGCTGGAGATCTACACCGTCATCATCCTTTTCGTGCCCGAGTTCTGGCGCAAGTAG
- the nadB gene encoding L-aspartate oxidase has protein sequence MNHFRLQSDALIIGSGIAGSVAALTLADQGRDVILLTAGADLKTGNTSLAQGGIVYRNEQDDPKILEKDIMTAGWRHNYSRAVRHIARKGPEVLKELFLEKYKIPFNQRKPGDWYLTREGGHSMARILYCDDHTGRNIMEVLAEAVEKHPNIRVLTQRTAIDLLTTQHHARHLDFKYNLSNQCVGAYVFNDQVGKVETILSKFTMLATGGIGQIYLHTTNTRGSIGSGLAMAHRAGTRLMNCEYVQFHPTALYGGTKRGERRFLVSEAVRGEGAVLVNSRGERFMPRHDPRADLAPRDIVTRAIMDEMLTSGDDSVYLDCSGIKQDVDKRFPTISERCRKMGLNMAADPIPVVPAAHYFCGGILVDNRGRTTLEQLYAAGECSCTGVHGANRLASTSLLEGMLWGHSAGHDMAMRLNRTSGLSRKLLDSIPDWVPHGIRDEDPALISQDWANIRNTMWNYVGVSRSSNRLNRAFVDLRKLTKNLQDFYRETALSKSIIDLFHGSQTAYIITVAALRNKETKGCHYRID, from the coding sequence ATGAATCATTTTCGCTTGCAATCCGACGCGTTAATCATTGGTTCCGGCATCGCCGGTTCCGTAGCCGCCCTCACCCTGGCCGACCAGGGGCGCGACGTCATCCTTCTCACCGCCGGGGCCGACCTGAAAACCGGCAATACATCCCTTGCCCAGGGGGGCATCGTCTACCGCAACGAGCAGGACGATCCCAAGATTCTGGAAAAAGACATCATGACCGCCGGCTGGCGGCACAACTACTCCCGTGCCGTCCGCCATATCGCCCGCAAGGGACCGGAAGTGCTGAAGGAACTCTTCCTCGAAAAATACAAGATTCCCTTCAACCAGCGCAAACCCGGCGACTGGTACCTGACCCGCGAGGGCGGCCACTCCATGGCCCGCATCCTCTACTGTGACGACCACACCGGCCGGAACATCATGGAAGTGCTGGCCGAGGCCGTGGAAAAGCACCCGAACATCCGCGTGCTGACCCAGCGCACGGCCATCGACCTGCTGACCACTCAACACCACGCCCGGCACCTGGACTTCAAGTACAACCTGTCCAACCAATGCGTGGGGGCCTACGTCTTCAACGACCAGGTGGGCAAGGTCGAGACCATTCTGTCCAAGTTCACCATGCTGGCCACCGGCGGCATCGGGCAGATCTACCTGCACACCACCAACACCAGGGGCTCCATCGGCTCGGGCCTGGCCATGGCCCACCGCGCCGGCACCCGGCTGATGAACTGCGAGTACGTGCAGTTCCACCCCACGGCCCTGTACGGCGGCACCAAGCGCGGCGAGCGCCGCTTCCTGGTCTCCGAGGCCGTGCGCGGCGAGGGCGCGGTCCTGGTCAACTCGCGCGGCGAGCGCTTCATGCCCCGTCACGACCCACGCGCCGATCTCGCGCCCCGCGACATCGTCACCCGGGCCATCATGGACGAGATGCTGACCTCGGGCGACGACTCCGTGTACCTGGATTGCTCCGGCATCAAGCAGGACGTGGACAAGCGGTTCCCGACCATCTCCGAGCGGTGCCGCAAGATGGGCCTGAACATGGCCGCCGACCCGATTCCCGTGGTCCCGGCCGCGCACTACTTCTGCGGCGGCATCCTGGTGGACAACCGAGGCCGGACCACCCTGGAGCAGCTTTACGCGGCCGGGGAATGCAGTTGCACGGGCGTGCACGGCGCCAACCGGCTGGCCAGCACCTCGCTGCTCGAAGGCATGCTCTGGGGGCATTCGGCGGGCCACGACATGGCCATGCGCCTGAACCGGACCTCGGGCCTGTCGCGCAAGCTCCTGGATTCCATCCCGGACTGGGTGCCCCACGGCATCCGCGACGAGGACCCGGCGCTCATCTCCCAGGACTGGGCCAACATCCGCAACACCATGTGGAACTACGTGGGCGTGTCCCGGTCGAGCAACCGGCTCAACCGCGCCTTCGTGGACCTGCGCAAGCTGACCAAGAACCTCCAGGACTTCTACCGCGAAACCGCGCTGAGCAAGTCCATCATTGACCTCTTCCACGGCTCCCAGACGGCCTACATCATCACCGTGGCCGCCCTGCGCAACAAGGAAACCAAGGGCTGCCACTACCGCATCGACTAG
- the nadA gene encoding quinolinate synthase NadA — MENAKETIFRIKDERGDSLAVLGHHYQSDAVIDCTDIRGDSLELARKINGLEAEHVVFCGVYFMAESAAILSRPGQKIHLPDVTATCPMADMAEAGRVRKTLAILEEGGRKIVPLTYVNSSAAVKGVVGEHGGSVCTSANAKVMLEWALSQGDAVLFLPDQHLGNNTADVLGIPADERLLLPGDVIHGDPALAVNPDEAEGKKLILWPGYCPIHAEFTLDAVRRIRENEPEAKIVVHPECDPAIVREADGNGSTTFLIKYAEEAPAGSTVYIGTEENLVNRLAARYAGCKTIKPLLGVMCEDMGKTTLENLARTLETLDSAAPVTVSNAVKEPAKLALERMLAVCS, encoded by the coding sequence GTGGAAAACGCCAAGGAAACCATTTTCCGGATAAAAGACGAACGGGGCGACTCCCTGGCCGTTCTCGGCCATCACTACCAGTCCGACGCGGTCATCGACTGCACGGACATCCGCGGCGACTCCCTGGAGCTGGCCCGCAAGATCAACGGCCTTGAGGCCGAGCACGTGGTCTTCTGCGGGGTCTACTTCATGGCCGAGTCCGCCGCCATCCTGAGCCGTCCCGGCCAGAAGATCCACCTCCCGGACGTCACCGCCACCTGCCCCATGGCCGACATGGCCGAAGCGGGCCGCGTGCGCAAGACCCTGGCCATCCTGGAGGAAGGGGGTCGCAAGATCGTGCCCCTGACCTACGTCAACTCCTCGGCCGCGGTCAAAGGCGTGGTCGGCGAACACGGCGGCTCGGTGTGCACCTCGGCCAACGCCAAAGTCATGCTCGAGTGGGCCCTTTCCCAGGGCGACGCCGTCCTGTTCCTGCCCGACCAGCACCTGGGCAACAACACGGCCGACGTGCTCGGCATACCGGCCGACGAACGCCTGCTGCTGCCCGGCGACGTCATTCACGGCGACCCGGCCCTGGCCGTCAACCCGGACGAGGCCGAGGGCAAGAAGCTCATTCTCTGGCCCGGCTACTGTCCCATCCACGCTGAATTCACCCTGGACGCCGTGCGCCGCATCCGCGAAAACGAACCCGAGGCCAAGATCGTGGTCCATCCCGAATGCGACCCGGCCATCGTGCGCGAGGCAGACGGCAACGGCTCCACCACCTTCCTGATCAAATACGCGGAAGAGGCCCCTGCCGGGTCCACCGTGTACATCGGCACCGAGGAGAACCTGGTCAACCGCCTGGCCGCCCGGTACGCGGGCTGCAAGACCATCAAGCCCCTGCTCGGCGTCATGTGCGAGGACATGGGCAAGACCACGCTCGAAAACCTCGCCCGCACCCTTGAAACCCTCGACTCCGCCGCGCCCGTCACGGTGAGCAACGCCGTGAAGGAGCCCGCCAAGCTCGCCCTGGAGCGCATGCTCGCCGTTTGCTCATAG
- the nadC gene encoding carboxylating nicotinate-nucleotide diphosphorylase produces MPTNLFDEFFQAEARMFLLATIRIALAEDGSDLTSQGLFTDSDMAQAMIVAKQQTVVAGLPIIPLVLEFGGQESQVHLNVDDGDTVSAGTMVAAIQGPAVQLLKAERVMLNFLCHLSGIANLTARYVQAIEGTKATLLDTRKTLPGLRYPEKYAVLAGGGKNHRLNLSDMLMLKDNHIDRAGSITEAVRQLQTVHSPCPPIEVECRTLEEVEEACKCTIQRIMLDNMDAETAKTALSMIPDAIETEISGNVSLETIRDIAGIGADFISVGKLTHSAPSSDFSMQFVPLP; encoded by the coding sequence ATGCCCACCAACCTTTTCGACGAATTTTTCCAGGCAGAGGCCAGAATGTTTCTGCTGGCCACCATCCGCATAGCCCTGGCCGAGGACGGTTCGGACCTGACCAGCCAGGGGCTGTTCACCGATTCCGACATGGCCCAGGCCATGATCGTGGCCAAACAGCAAACCGTGGTGGCCGGACTGCCGATCATCCCGCTCGTGCTCGAGTTCGGCGGCCAGGAGAGCCAGGTGCACCTCAACGTGGACGACGGCGACACCGTGTCCGCGGGGACCATGGTAGCGGCCATCCAGGGTCCGGCCGTCCAGCTGCTCAAGGCCGAACGGGTCATGCTCAATTTTCTCTGCCACCTGTCCGGCATAGCGAACCTGACCGCGCGGTACGTCCAGGCCATCGAGGGCACCAAAGCCACCCTGCTCGACACGCGCAAGACCCTGCCCGGCCTGCGCTACCCCGAAAAATACGCGGTCCTGGCCGGAGGCGGCAAAAACCACCGCCTGAACCTGTCCGACATGCTCATGCTCAAGGACAACCACATCGACCGCGCCGGCTCCATCACCGAGGCCGTGCGCCAACTTCAGACCGTGCACTCGCCCTGCCCGCCCATCGAGGTGGAATGCCGGACGCTTGAAGAGGTCGAAGAGGCGTGCAAGTGCACCATACAACGGATCATGCTCGACAATATGGACGCGGAGACCGCCAAGACCGCCCTGTCCATGATCCCCGACGCCATCGAGACGGAAATCAGCGGCAACGTCTCCCTGGAAACCATCCGCGACATTGCCGGGATCGGGGCGGACTTCATCTCCGTGGGCAAACTGACCCACTCCGCGCCCAGCTCCGATTTCAGCATGCAATTCGTGCCGTTGCCCTAA
- the mgtE gene encoding magnesium transporter — MSAKEEYTPRNDEELDGMTAVDFESQHPADAAETIEGLDIADQVKFIKQLPIKDAAESIAEMDDLDQKALISNLNRGLAARIVEEMAPDDATDLLDGLSDDLQKALLSRVAAEDRAELKTLLTFDPDTAGGVMNTEVVILDQDLSADEAVAKIREEVEDKEIPYYAYLVDKKDRLVGVLSLRDLLLARRGALLKDLVKTQNLITVGYNVDKEEVAHLIAHYNFLALPVVDFGNRLLGVVTVDDVIDIIHEEASEDMQAMVGAGADETTDSPWLYSVRVRLPWLILNVVFSAVSAWVVHLFEGNIAQMAVLAVLMPVVANQAGNTGQQALAVMIRQLAMERFDRKRAWLAVLRELRVGFLNGVIISSLVFGVVFAGTHKILLAVVMGSALWLDMLLGALAGASIPLLLKEMGRDPAQASSIFLTTITDSMGFLILLGLAGLVLLH, encoded by the coding sequence ATGAGCGCGAAAGAGGAATACACCCCTCGTAATGACGAGGAACTGGACGGCATGACGGCCGTGGACTTCGAATCGCAGCATCCGGCGGATGCCGCCGAGACGATCGAAGGGCTGGATATTGCCGATCAGGTCAAATTCATCAAGCAGCTGCCCATCAAGGACGCCGCCGAATCCATTGCGGAGATGGATGACCTCGACCAGAAAGCGCTCATCAGCAACCTGAACCGGGGCTTGGCCGCCCGCATCGTCGAGGAGATGGCCCCGGACGACGCCACCGACCTCCTGGACGGCCTGAGCGACGACCTGCAGAAGGCCCTGCTCAGCCGCGTGGCGGCAGAGGATCGCGCGGAACTCAAGACCCTGCTGACCTTCGACCCGGACACCGCCGGCGGCGTCATGAACACCGAGGTGGTCATCCTCGACCAGGATTTGTCGGCCGACGAGGCCGTGGCCAAGATCCGCGAGGAGGTCGAGGACAAGGAGATCCCTTACTACGCCTACCTGGTGGACAAGAAGGACCGGCTGGTGGGCGTGCTCTCCCTGCGTGATCTGCTGCTGGCCCGGCGCGGGGCGCTGCTCAAGGATCTGGTCAAGACCCAGAACCTGATCACCGTGGGCTACAACGTGGACAAGGAAGAGGTGGCCCACCTCATCGCCCACTACAATTTTCTGGCCCTGCCCGTGGTTGATTTCGGCAACCGTCTGCTCGGCGTGGTCACGGTCGACGACGTCATCGACATCATCCACGAAGAGGCCTCCGAGGATATGCAGGCCATGGTCGGCGCGGGCGCGGACGAGACCACGGATTCCCCGTGGCTGTATTCCGTGCGCGTGCGTCTGCCCTGGCTGATCCTCAACGTGGTCTTCTCGGCCGTGTCGGCCTGGGTGGTCCATCTTTTCGAAGGCAATATCGCCCAGATGGCGGTGCTGGCCGTGCTCATGCCCGTGGTCGCCAACCAGGCGGGCAATACCGGGCAACAGGCTTTGGCGGTCATGATCCGCCAACTGGCCATGGAACGTTTCGACCGCAAGCGGGCGTGGCTCGCCGTGCTCCGTGAATTGCGCGTCGGTTTCCTGAACGGGGTGATCATCTCGAGCCTGGTCTTCGGCGTGGTCTTCGCGGGCACGCACAAGATACTGCTCGCCGTGGTCATGGGCTCGGCCCTCTGGCTGGACATGCTCCTCGGAGCCCTGGCCGGGGCGTCCATCCCCCTGTTGCTCAAGGAAATGGGCCGCGACCCGGCCCAGGCGTCGAGC